The Buteo buteo chromosome 23, bButBut1.hap1.1, whole genome shotgun sequence genome includes a window with the following:
- the RABIF gene encoding guanine nucleotide exchange factor MSS4 gives MAAACAEMEPAAAPPPSPPPAAAAAVAGSAELVCAQGRNLKAVLCQRCGSRVLLPGAATFARRELLLPAMRKKAAAAAGGGGDLLREHWLVRDMFSFENVGFTRDVGNVKFLVCADCEAGPIGWHCLDDKDSFYVALERVAHE, from the exons ATGGCGGCGGCCTGCGCCGAGAtggagccggcggcggcgccccctccctctccccctcccgccgccgccgccgccgtggcGGGTTCGGCCGAGCTGGTGTGCGCGCAGGGCCGGAACCTGAAGGCGGTGCTGTGCCAGCGCTGCGGGTCCCgggtgctgctgcccggcgCCGCTACCTTCGCCCGCCGTGAG ctcctcctgcccgcCATGAGGaagaaggcggcggcggcggcgggcggcggcggggacctGCTGCGGGAGCACTGGCTGGTGCGCGACATGTTCTCCTTCGAGAACGTGGGCTTCACCCGCGACGTGGGCAATGTCAAGTTCCTGGTGTGCGCCGACTGCGAGGCGGGGCCCATCGGCTGGCACTGCCTCGACGACAAGGACAGCTTCTACGTGGCGCTGGAGCGCGTGGCCCACGAGTGA